From the Misgurnus anguillicaudatus chromosome 17, ASM2758022v2, whole genome shotgun sequence genome, one window contains:
- the tmem37 gene encoding voltage-dependent calcium channel gamma-like subunit produces the protein MTSIKIRVGSVPQRKPTPVFLDLFCRSLIILCTSLSVVLSSIAVCDGHWLRAGHRMFGLWYFCLLEDQQSLKVSSNCTTHLEESGVTGVGSGLPVCRSVITLAVVSAIFGLELLVMSQASEGRDSNRRWTLGAKLVLLAALMSAGGVGTFVLLLGSYATLLGFTLTFWCQFTATFLFFLNAMAARHIQNIPLLPPSGKPDIL, from the exons ATGACATCGATTAAAATCAgg GTGGGATCTGTTCCACAGAGGAAGCCCACTCCTGTTTTTCTGGACTTATTTTGTCGCAGTCTTATTATCTTGTGTACGTCACTCTCGGTCGTTCTCTCATCCATTGCTGTGTGTGATGGTCACTGGCTGCGTGCCGGTCACCGCATGTTTGGTCTGTGGTATTTCTGTTTACTGGAAGACCAGCAGAGCCTTAAAGTGTCCTCAAACTGCACTACTCATCTGGAAGAGTCAGGGGTGACCGGTGTGGGCTCAGGGTTGCCCGTGTGTCGTTCAGTGATTACACTGGCTGTAGTCAGTGCTATATTCGGACTGGAGCTGCTTGTGATGTCACAGGCAAGCGAAGGGCGTGACTCAAATCGCCGCTGGACCCTCGGGGCAAAACTTGTGCTGCTGGCGGCTTTGATGTCTGCCGGAGGGGTTGGAACTTTTGTGCTGCTGTTAGGGTCGTACGCGACACTGCTTGGATTTACTCTCACGTTCTGGTGCCAGTTTACTGCTACTTTCCTCTTCTTTCTCAATGCAATGGCAGCGCGGCACATCCAGAATATTCCACTGCTGCCCCCTAGTGGCAAACCTGACATACTGTAG
- the dbi gene encoding acyl-CoA-binding protein encodes MSEAAFQKAAEEVKQLKAKPTDAEMLEIYALYKQATVGDVNTARPGMLDFTGKAKWDAWEAKKGISKEAAVEAYIAKVEELKGKYGI; translated from the exons ATGTCTGAG GCAGCATTTCAGAAAGCGGCAGAGGAGGTCAAGCAGCTGAAAGCGAAACCGACGGATGCTGAGATGTTGGAGATTTACGCTCTGTACAAACAGGCCACCGTAGGAGATGTAAACACAG CTCGACCTGGCATGTTAGACTTCACTGGCAAGGCCAAGTGGGACGCATGGGAGGCAAAGAAAG GTATCAGTAAAGAAGCTGCTGTGGAAGCGTACATTGCTAAGGTGGAGGAGTTGAAAGGGAAGTACGGAATCTAA